CGAGACTGAAGTGCCGTTTGATCTGGCCGAGCGCCGGGTGATTCTGGTGGACGATGTGCTGTTCACCGGTCGCACTGTGCGCGCTGCGCTGGATGCATTGATCGATATTGGCCGCCCCACTGGGATTCAGCTGGCGGTACTGGTGGACCGGGGCCACCGCGAACTGCCGATCCGCGCTGACTATGTGGGCAAGAACCTGCCCACTGCCCACGACGAGGTGGTCAAGGTGAAGCTGAGTGAGACAGATGGGGCCGACAGCGTAGAGCTGTGGGACCGTGCCGGGCTGGAAGAAGCAGGGGAGAGCGCATGACCGACCCACGCCCCAAGCATCTGCTGGACTTCCAGGGTTGGTCGCCGGAGCGTCTGAGTGGCCTGCTGGACAACGCCGATACCATGCTGAACGTGCTGGCCCGCCCGGTGAAAAAAGTTCCGGCGCTGCAAGGCCTGACGGTCTGCACCGCCTTTTTCGAGAACAGCACCCGCACCAAGGTCAGCTTTGAGCTGGCGGCCCGGCGCATGAGTGCCGACGTGGTGAGCTTTGCAGCAGGGGCCAGCAGCGTCAGCAAGGGCGAGAGCCTGCGCGACACCGTGGAGACGTTGACGGCCTACAAGATGGACGCCTACATCGTGCGTCACACGGCCAGCGGAGCCGCGCATCTGGTGGCCCGCTACAGCGGCAAGCCCGTGATCAACGCGGGCGACGGCCGCCGCGCCCACCCCACCCAGGCGCTGCTGGATGCCTACACCATCCGCCAGGAGTACGGCGATCTGCGCGGCAAGCGGGTAACGATCATCGGGGACGTGCTGCACAGCCGGGTGGCCCGTTCCAACGCCGAATTGCTGCCCAAATTGGGGGCCGAAGTGGTGCTGTGCGGCCCTGCTACGCTGCTCCCGCTGGAACTGGGCACCATGCCGGGCGTGACCCTGACCACCGATCCCCGCGAAGCCGTACGTGGCGCCCACGCAGTCATGGCGCTGCGCCTGCAAAACGAGCGGATGCAGGGCGGCTACCTGGCCAGCCTGGCGGATTATATAGCTACCTATCAGGTGAACGAATCTCTGCTCTCTGAGGCCGAGGACGGCGCCATCGTGCTGCACCCCGGACCGATGAACCGCGACGTGGAAATCAGCGGCGAGGTGGCCGATGGTGAGCGCAGCCGTATCGTCAAGCAGGTGGAAAACGGCCAGGCGGTGCGGATGAGCGTGCTGTACCACCTGCTGGTGGGACGCGACTGAAGTTTGCCCCTTCTCTTAACCGGCAAGCGTGAGGCTGGCGTATGCATCTACTCTCCAACTTGACAAGCCTGACCGGGCGCACCTGGCTGCTGCTGGGTGTGCTGGCCTTGCCGGGTGCAGCGCTGGCGTGCACGCCCGCCGAGCCGACCATTTCGGCCTGGGGTGCCAAGCCACCGCGTGGTTGGACGGCGCGTGAATGCGCCCCGGCGTGGACCGCGCAGGCCACACCGTACA
The sequence above is a segment of the Deinococcus radiophilus genome. Coding sequences within it:
- a CDS encoding aspartate carbamoyltransferase catalytic subunit, with protein sequence MTDPRPKHLLDFQGWSPERLSGLLDNADTMLNVLARPVKKVPALQGLTVCTAFFENSTRTKVSFELAARRMSADVVSFAAGASSVSKGESLRDTVETLTAYKMDAYIVRHTASGAAHLVARYSGKPVINAGDGRRAHPTQALLDAYTIRQEYGDLRGKRVTIIGDVLHSRVARSNAELLPKLGAEVVLCGPATLLPLELGTMPGVTLTTDPREAVRGAHAVMALRLQNERMQGGYLASLADYIATYQVNESLLSEAEDGAIVLHPGPMNRDVEISGEVADGERSRIVKQVENGQAVRMSVLYHLLVGRD
- the pyrR gene encoding bifunctional pyr operon transcriptional regulator/uracil phosphoribosyltransferase PyrR; amino-acid sequence: MTPKAVILDSAEVRRALTRIAHEIIERNKGAQGLALIGVHTRGLPLAARLAAKLSELEGVEVPTGSLDITLYRDDLSEVARQPIIRETEVPFDLAERRVILVDDVLFTGRTVRAALDALIDIGRPTGIQLAVLVDRGHRELPIRADYVGKNLPTAHDEVVKVKLSETDGADSVELWDRAGLEEAGESA